The Raphanus sativus cultivar WK10039 chromosome 2, ASM80110v3, whole genome shotgun sequence genome includes a region encoding these proteins:
- the LOC108839734 gene encoding proline-rich receptor-like protein kinase PERK5 — MADAPVDSPPAPETPNAGTGSPSNDTSPPAPPVSSPPSPDSAPPPANNSSASTPPPAPPSQEASPPPSPPPSPPAPVNPPPKTPENPSPPSPEGKTPVTPPAPPQAPANQSPPLQRPSPPSPIANDDRNRTNGGSNSGNNRDGSPPSPPFPPSGNRNSSEGDSLSPPRSISPPRSSGGSDSPSSSSTPGEDHQQANVGLIIGVLVGAGLLLLLLVLICICCKKKKKKRDPQVNHMHYYNNSPYGAPNGNGGYYNNGTPQDHVVNMAGGGNWGPQQPVSGPHSDSSNFTGPTPSPPQAATLGHNQSTFTYDELSTATEGFAQSNLLGQGGFGYVHKGVLPGGKEVAVKSLKSGSGQGEREFQAEVEIISRVHHRHLVSLVGYCISGGQRLLVYEFLPNNTLEFHLYGKGRPVLDWSIRVKIALGSARGLAYLHEDCHPKIIHRDIKAANILLDFSFETKVADFGLAKLSQDNYTHVSTRVMGTFGYLAPEYASSGKLSDKSDVFSFGVMLLELITGRPPVDLTGEMEDSLVDWARPLCMKAAQDGDYSQLADPRLESNYNQQEMVQMASCAAAAIRHSARRRPKMSQIVRALEGDMSIEDLNDGGRPGQSTYLSPGGMTSEYDASSYSADMKKIRKLALETKEYQSSEYGATSEYGLHPSASSSEEMHTGSMRRNPQL, encoded by the exons ATGGCGGACGCACCCGTGGATTCACCTCCTGCCCCGGAAACTCCCAATGCAGGTACAGGCTCGCCATCAAATGACACATCACCACCAGCACCTCCTGTTTCATCCCCACCTTcccctgattctgctcctccaCCTGCTAACAACAGCTCAGCTTCTACACCGCCGCCTGCACCGCCCAGCCAAGAAGCCTCACCTCCTCCATCGCCTCCACCTTCACCGCCTGCTCCAGTTAATCCGCCACCGAAAACTCCAGAGAATCCTTCTCCACCCTCCCCTGAAGGCAAAACTCCGGTAACTCCACCTGCACCGCCTCAAGCACCGGCCAACCAGTCACCCCCTTTACAAAGACCATCCCCTCCTTCTCCTATTGCCAATGATGACCGTAACAGAACCAATGGCGGCAGCAATAGTGGTAACAACAGAGACGGTTCTCCACCGTCTCCACCGTTTCCACCGTCAGGGAACAGAAACTCTAGCGAGGGTGACTCACTGTCACCGCCTCGGTCAATAAGCCCTCCTCGGAGCAGTGGAGGTTCAGactcaccatcatcatcatcaactcCAGGAGAAGATCATCAACAAGCCAATGTTGGACTGATTATTGGAGTCCTTGTGGGAGCAGGgctactgcttcttctcctAGTGCTTATTTGCATCTGttgcaagaagaaaaagaagaaacgtGATCCTCAAGTCAACCACATGCACTACTACAATAACAGTCCCTATGGAGCACCTAATG GCAATGGTGGTTATTACAACAACGGAACACCTCAAGATCATGTGGTCAATATGGCCGGAGGTGGAAACTGGGGCCCACAGCAACCTGTGTCTGGTCCTCATAGTGACAGTTCCAACTTTACCGGTCCAACACCGTCGCCTCCTCAAGCTGCGACTCTTGGTCACAACCAAAGCACTTTCACCTACGATGAACTCTCCACTGCAACAGAAGGTTTCGCTCAGTCTAACTTGCTAGGACAAGGAGGGTTTGGGTATGTTCACAAAGGGGTTTTGCCTGGTGGCAAAGAAGTTGCGGTGAAGAGTCTTAAATCTGGAAGTGGACAAGGAGAACGCGAGTTTCAAGCAGAGGTTGAGATCATTAGCCGTGTCCATCATCGTCATCTTGTCTCTCTTGTTGGATATTGCATCTCTGGTGGTCAAAGGCTTTTGGTTTACGAGTTTTTACCTAATAACACTCTTGAGTTCCATCTTTACG GTAAAGGTCGTCCTGTTTTGGATTGGTCAATACGAGTGAAGATTGCATTGGGATCAGCTAGAGGACTTGCATATTTGCATGAAGACT GTCATCCTAAAATTATCCATAGAGATATCAAAGCTGCAaacattcttcttgatttcAGTTTTGAAACCAAG GTTGCAGATTTTGGACTAGCTAAGCTGTCTCAAGACAACTATACTCATGTCTCTACTCGTGTCATGGGAACATTCGG GTACTTAGCTCCAGAGTATGCGTCAAGCGGAAAGTTATCTGACAAATCTGATGTTTTCTCATTTGGAGTAATGCTTCTTGAGCTTATAACCGGACGACCTCCAGTGGATCTCACTGGAGAAATGGAAGATAGTTTGGTAGATTGG GCAAGGCCTCTGTGTATGAAAGCAGCTCAAGATGGAGATTACAGCCAATTAGCAGATCCTCGTCTAGAGTCAAACTACAATCAACAAGAGATGGTTCAAATGGCTTCTTGTGCAGCTGCAGCCATCAGACACTCTGCAAGAAGACGACCTAAGATGAGCCAg ATTGTAAGAGCACTGGAAGGAGATATGTCAATTGAGGATCTAAACGACGGGGGAAGACCAGGACAAAGCACGTATTTGAGCCCAGGAGGCATGACCTCAGAGTATGACGCAAGTTCGTACAGTGCAGACATGAAGAAAATAAGGAAGTTAGCATTAGAGACAAAAGAGTATCAGAGCAGTGAGTACGGTGCAACAAGTGAGTATGGTTTGCATCCATCTGCTTCAAGTAGTGAAGAGATGCATACAGGTTCAATGAGACGCAATCCTCAGCTTTAG
- the LOC108839733 gene encoding SWI/SNF complex subunit SWI3D, which translates to MEEKRRDAGTLASAGSSGDSPASEPTPRRRVKRKANALGTSSNSSSTSSKRMLTREKAMLASFSSPVHNGPLTRARQAPSNMPSAAEAKSELVNPAADGGEKPKEEEERNKAIREWEALEAKIESDFEAVRSRGSNVHVVPNHCGWFSWETIHPVEERSLPSFFNGKLESRSPEVYREIRDWIMRKFHSDPNAQIEAKDLTEVEVGDSEAKQEVMEFLDYWGLINFHPFPDASDASGVDDDKESLLNSLYRFQVDEATARPAFVSKPPRLTAQATPSGLFPDPMAAAAADDSLKQEGPAVEYHCNSCSADCSLKRYHCPKQADFDLCTECFDSGKFSSDMSSSDFILLEPAKDPGVGSGKWTDQETLLLLEGIEIFKENWSEIAEHVATKTKAQCMLHFLQMPIEDAFLDQTDQKDPSAKDTTDVAVSKDEKSVLKDAPEEKEKENANPVVEVETVKEAPEKEDVNEGKVVPQESSKPGDASEETNEVEPDKKTPEVETVVDERCKDEADENIALKALTEAFEDVGYPITPEAPLSFADLGNPVMGLAAFLVRLAGSDVATASARASVKSLNSNSGLLLATRHCFVLEDPPENNKDLTESKSVDAVGNDNNAHTDEQQKEKSQKAEDVSSNSDTDPGKASQDSVSEEKQPGSEGQKVSSNAAATKNAVKPPDIISTLQDKGSGKKLKKPLKDGDKLSSKNKAASQATVSKAAADVSQPEASKDVEMKEASQSEKDPQDMVKTAGEEAEQAKEGAKDVRSMPDTSVAEKAIGSASVPENGTAGENPNKEGSKEKDVCKGTKDEHNTDKLKRAAISALSAAAVKAKHLAKLEEDQIRQLSGSLIEKQLHKLEAKLSIFNDAESVTARVREQLERSRQRLYHERAQIIAARLGAPPSVSSKASLPANRIAANFANVAQRPPIGMTFPRPPMPRPPGPGT; encoded by the exons ATGGAGGAGAAACGACGCGATGCTGGAACCCTAGCTTCGGCCGGGAGCTCCGGAGATTCTCCGGCATCCGAGCCGACGCCTCGTCGCCGCGTGAAACGAAAAGCCAACGCCCTCGGGACCTCCTCCAATTCCTCATCCACATCCTCGAAGCGGATGCTGACGCGCGAGAAGGCGATGCTCGCGTCTTTCTCCTCCCCGGTCCACAACGGACCTCTGACCAGAGCTCGACAGGCGCCCAGCAACATGCCGTCCGCGGCCGAGGCGAAGTCGGAGCTGGTGAATCCCGCCGCCGACGGCGGGGAGAAGccgaaggaggaggaggagaggaacAAAGCGATCCGTGAGTGGGAGGCGCTTGAGGCTAAGATCGAATCCGATTTCGAGGCGGTTAGATCTCGCGGAAGTAATGTTCATGTGGTGCCTAATCACTGCG GTTGGTTCTCATGGGAAACGATTCACCCGGTTGAAGAGCGTTCGTTGCCTTCTTTCTTTAACGGCAAGTTGGAGAGTCGAAGTCCCGAGGTTTACAGGGAGATACGGGATTGGATCATGAGGAAGTTTCATTCCGATCCAAACGCGCAGATAGAAGCAAAAGACTTAACAGAAGTCGAGGTTGGAGACTCGGAAGCTAAGCAGGAGGTGATGGAGTTCTTGGACTACTGGGGCTTAATCAATTTTCACCCTTTCCCAGATGCTAGTGATGCTTCAGGGGTGGATGATGATAAGGAGTCTTTGCTTAACAGTTTATACCGATTCCAAGTAGATGAGGCGACGGCTCGCCCTGCTTTTGTTTCAAAGCCTCCTCGTCTCACAGCACAAGCTACACCGTCAGGGCTGTTCCCAGATCCcatggctgctgctgctgctgatgacTCGCTGAAGCAAGAAGGTCCAGCGGTGGAATATCACTGCAACTCTTGTTCTGCTGATTGTTCTCTCAAGCGCTACCACTGCCCGAAACAG GCAGATTTTGACTTATGCACGGAATGCTTTGACAGTGGCAAGTTCAGTTCAGACATGTCATCTTCCGACTTTATACTATTGGAGCCGGCTAAGGATCCTGGCGTTGGTAGTGGGAAGTGGACTGATCAAGAgactcttcttctccttgaagGTATAGAGATCTTTAAGGAAAACTGGAGTGAGATTGCGGAGCATGTTgctacaaaaacaaaagctCAGTGTATgcttcattttcttcaaatgccAATCGAGGATGCATTTCTTGATCAAACTGACCAAAAAGATCCAAGTGCAAAAGACACTACGGATGTAGCTGTGTCTAAAGATGAGAAATCTGTTCTAAAAGATGCACctgaagagaaagagaaagagaatgcGAATCCTGTTGTTGAAGTTGAAACTGTGAAGGAAGCTCCGGAGAAAGAAGATGTCAACGAAGGAAAGGTAGTTCCTCAGGAGTCTTCAAAGCCTGGAGATGCGAGTGAAGAAACTAATGAAGTGGAACCCGACAAGAAAACGCCCGAGGTAGAAACCGTCGTTGATGAAAGATGTAAAGATGAGGCTGATGAGAACATTGCTCTGAAAGCTCTGACTGAAGCTTTTGAAGACGTTGGTTATCCCATCACACCCGAAGCCCCCTTATCCTTTGCTGATTTGGGAAATCCTGTCATGGGCCTG GCAGCTTTTCTGGTAAGATTGGCGGGATCTGACGTTGCTACGGCTTCAGCCCGAGCTTCCGTCAAATCTCTTAACAGCAATTCTGGGTTGTTGCTTGCCACAAGACATTGTTTTGTTCTCGAGGATCCACCAGAAAACAACAAGGACTTAACTGAATCAAAAAG TGTGGATGCAGTGGGGAACGATAATAATGCCCATACAGATGAgcagcaaaaagaaaaaagccaGAAAGCAGAAGATGTCTCCTCGAATTCAGATACTGATCCAGGCAAAGCAAGTCAGGACTCAGTCTCTGAAGAAAAGCAACCGGGTTCTGAAGGACAAAAAGTATCTAGTAATGCAGCCGCAACTAAAAATGCTGTGAAACCACCGGATATTATTAGTACATTGCAGGACAAAGGTTCAGGGAAGAAGCTCAAAAAACCTTTAAAGGATGGGGATAAGCTTTCTAGCAAAAATAAAGCTGCCTCTCAAGCAACTGTCTCCAAGGCAGCTGCAGATGTTTCTCAGCCAGAAGCATCAAAAGATGTGGAGATGAAGGAAGCATCACAGTCCGAGAAGGATCCTCAAGATATGGTCAAAACTGCAGGAGAGGAGGCTGAGCAGGCTAAGGAGGGTGCAAAGGATGTTCGTAGTATGCCAGACACGTCTGTTGCAGAGAAGGCCATTGGATCAGCTTCTGTACCGGAAAATGGAACAGCTG GTGAAAATCCTAATAAAGAGGGAAGTAAAGAGAAGGATGTTTGTAAAGGGACAAAAGACGAACATAACACTGATAAGCTTAAGCGTGCAGCTATCTCTGCTCTCTCAGCTGCAGCAGTAAAGGCAAAGCATCTTGCGAAGCTTGAAGAAGATCAAATCCGACAACTTTCTGGATCATTGATAGAGAAGCAG TTACATAAACTAGAAGCAAAGCTATCTATCTTCAACGACGCTGAAAGCGTGACAGCGAGGGTAAGAGAGCAATTAGAAAGGTCAAGGCAACGGCTATACCATGAAAGAGCACAGATCATAGCGGCTCGTCTCGGTGCCCCACCTTCAGTATCCTCAAAAGCATCATTACCAGCAAACAGAATTGCTGCAAATTTTGCTAATGTGGCTCAGAGACCTCCCATCGGCATGACCTTTCCACGCCCACCAATGCCAAGACCTCCAGGACCAGGTACATGA